In Devosia litorisediminis, one genomic interval encodes:
- the msrB gene encoding peptide-methionine (R)-S-oxide reductase MsrB encodes MDAHAFKVTRTDAEWRAKLTPEQYQVMRQHGTERPGSCALLHETRQGTFVCAGCDTPLFEATLKFESGTGWPSFNDPLPGSVETSSDTSHGMTRTECHCATCGSHLGHVFPDGPPPTGLRYCINGVALEFEPAE; translated from the coding sequence ATGGATGCCCATGCTTTCAAGGTAACCCGCACCGACGCGGAATGGCGGGCCAAGCTGACGCCGGAGCAATATCAGGTGATGCGCCAGCACGGCACCGAGCGGCCGGGAAGCTGCGCGCTGCTGCACGAAACCCGACAGGGCACATTTGTCTGTGCGGGCTGCGATACGCCGCTGTTTGAAGCGACACTGAAATTCGAGAGCGGCACAGGCTGGCCCAGCTTTAATGATCCGCTGCCCGGCTCGGTTGAAACGTCCTCTGACACCAGCCACGGCATGACCCGCACGGAATGCCATTGCGCTACCTGTGGCAGTCATCTGGGGCATGTGTTCCCCGACGGTCCACCGCCAACCGGGCTGCGCTATTGCATCAATGGCGTGGCGCTGGAGTTTGAACCGGCTGAATGA
- the hrpB gene encoding ATP-dependent helicase HrpB, with the protein MPSAMPSLPIDDALPGLNAALAAGPYAVLVAPPGAGKTTRVPIALLDAPWRGDRRIIMLEPRRLAARAAAGQMARLLGEDIGQTIGYRVRMDTRVSAKTRVEIVTEGVFTRMLLDDPELTGIAAVIFDEFHERSLDGDLGLALTLDAAALRPDLRVLVMSATIDGARVASLLGDAPVIESLGRTFPVQTIHAEPDPLKRLEDQVTDAVLTALRDHQGSALVFLPGQGEITRVAERLTGRVPANTDIAPLFGQLTPAEQDRAIRPAELGRRKIVLATSIAETSLTIDGVRIVIDSGFRRVPVYEPGTGLTTLDTRRVSRAGADQRRGRAGRTAPGICIRLWNEGQTAALAPFDTPEILAADLASLVLDLANWGVSDPASLPFLDPPPAPAWTEATALLKRLDALDAGGHLTPDGKALAALPLHPRLAHMVIAAAAEDDALTAAQLAVLTSERGLGGDGTDLTHRLDRFRRETGKRAADARSLAQRWARLAGGGMGGNLSAGYHLARAFPDRVAQAAGARGRFRLANGRQASLDQTDALAGQPFLVVTDVTGAAATGRIRAAAPLARDEIEDLFAHRITATTSLTYDASSASVRARRTRQLDALKLADEPAPVDDPEAAAGLLAQAAARRGLDLLPWSRDQAAWRARATFLHTTLGDEWPDLSAQALGSSVDDWLTPALFGLTKLSEVTGEHLRTALDLLLPYARRQDIEALLPSHFTAPTGNGVPIDYAVEGGPAIEIRVQELFGLTRHPTIANGRIRLLLILLSPAHRPIQTTRDLPGFWTGSWADVARELKGRYPRHPWPDDPAKARPTARAKPRGT; encoded by the coding sequence ATGCCCAGCGCCATGCCGTCACTGCCAATTGATGATGCCCTGCCCGGCCTGAACGCCGCACTGGCTGCCGGGCCCTATGCGGTTCTGGTTGCCCCGCCCGGCGCTGGCAAAACCACCCGCGTCCCCATCGCGCTGCTCGACGCCCCCTGGCGCGGCGATCGCCGCATCATCATGCTTGAGCCTCGCCGCCTGGCCGCCCGCGCCGCTGCCGGACAGATGGCACGCCTGCTCGGCGAAGACATCGGCCAGACCATTGGCTATCGCGTGCGCATGGACACCCGCGTTTCGGCAAAAACCCGGGTCGAAATCGTCACCGAAGGTGTCTTTACCCGCATGCTGCTCGACGATCCCGAACTGACCGGCATCGCTGCCGTCATCTTCGATGAATTCCACGAGCGCAGCCTCGATGGCGATCTGGGTCTGGCCCTGACGCTGGATGCCGCCGCCCTGCGCCCCGATCTGCGCGTGCTGGTCATGTCTGCAACCATTGATGGTGCCCGCGTCGCCAGCCTGCTTGGTGATGCCCCGGTCATCGAGAGCCTGGGCCGAACCTTTCCGGTACAGACGATCCATGCTGAACCCGACCCGCTCAAGCGCCTTGAGGATCAGGTCACCGACGCTGTCCTGACTGCCCTGCGCGACCATCAGGGGTCGGCGCTAGTCTTTCTGCCCGGTCAGGGCGAAATCACCCGCGTCGCCGAACGCCTGACCGGCCGCGTCCCCGCCAATACCGATATTGCCCCGCTGTTTGGCCAGCTCACGCCCGCCGAGCAGGATCGCGCCATTCGCCCTGCCGAACTCGGTCGCCGCAAGATCGTGCTGGCCACCTCGATTGCCGAAACCTCACTGACCATTGATGGCGTGCGCATCGTCATCGATTCCGGTTTTCGCCGCGTGCCCGTCTATGAACCCGGCACAGGGCTGACCACCCTCGACACCCGCCGCGTTTCCCGCGCCGGCGCCGATCAGCGCCGTGGTCGCGCCGGCCGCACCGCCCCCGGCATCTGCATTCGCCTGTGGAACGAGGGCCAGACCGCTGCTCTGGCACCCTTCGACACCCCCGAAATCCTGGCGGCTGATCTGGCCAGTCTGGTGCTCGACCTGGCCAATTGGGGCGTCAGCGATCCGGCAAGCCTGCCTTTCCTTGATCCCCCGCCCGCCCCGGCCTGGACCGAGGCGACGGCCCTGCTGAAGCGCCTCGACGCGCTTGATGCCGGGGGCCACCTGACACCCGATGGCAAGGCGCTCGCGGCCCTGCCGCTGCACCCACGCCTCGCCCATATGGTCATTGCCGCAGCCGCCGAAGACGATGCGCTCACCGCCGCCCAGCTCGCCGTCTTGACCAGCGAGCGCGGTCTGGGGGGTGATGGCACCGATCTCACCCACCGCCTCGACCGCTTCCGCCGCGAAACCGGCAAGCGCGCCGCCGATGCAAGATCCCTTGCCCAGCGCTGGGCCCGTCTGGCCGGCGGCGGCATGGGCGGCAATCTCTCCGCAGGCTACCACCTCGCCCGCGCCTTCCCCGACCGCGTTGCCCAGGCCGCTGGCGCCCGCGGACGCTTCCGTCTTGCCAATGGGCGTCAGGCCAGCCTCGATCAAACCGACGCCCTTGCTGGCCAGCCCTTCCTGGTGGTCACCGACGTCACAGGAGCCGCCGCCACCGGCCGCATCCGCGCCGCAGCACCGCTCGCTCGCGACGAGATTGAAGATCTCTTTGCCCACCGCATCACCGCCACCACCAGCCTGACCTATGACGCTTCATCGGCCAGCGTCCGCGCCCGCCGCACCCGCCAGCTCGATGCCCTCAAACTGGCCGACGAACCCGCGCCGGTGGACGATCCCGAGGCGGCCGCGGGGCTTTTGGCACAAGCCGCCGCCCGTCGTGGCCTTGATCTGCTGCCTTGGAGCCGCGATCAGGCCGCCTGGCGCGCCCGCGCCACCTTCCTGCACACCACATTGGGCGACGAATGGCCCGATCTGTCCGCCCAGGCCCTTGGTTCTTCGGTCGACGACTGGCTCACGCCAGCGCTGTTTGGTCTGACCAAGCTCTCAGAGGTCACCGGCGAACACCTGCGCACCGCGCTCGACCTGCTCCTGCCCTATGCGCGCCGTCAGGATATCGAGGCACTGCTGCCCAGCCATTTCACCGCCCCCACCGGCAATGGCGTCCCCATCGACTACGCGGTGGAAGGTGGCCCGGCGATCGAAATCCGCGTGCAGGAGCTGTTCGGTCTCACCCGCCACCCTACCATCGCCAATGGCCGCATTCGTTTGCTGTTGATCCTGCTCTCGCCCGCCCATCGCCCGATCCAGACCACGCGCGATCTTCCGGGCTTCTGGACCGGCTCCTGGGCCGACGTCGCCAGGGAGCTCAAGGGCCGATATCCCCGCCACCCCTGGCCCGACGACCCCGCCAAGGCCCGCCCCACCGCAAGGGCAAAACCCCGCGGGACGTAA
- a CDS encoding aldose 1-epimerase family protein, whose product MDLSRIGNEQVSVVVSPLGAEMQSIETSDGQSWLWDGDAAFWGGRSPVLFPMVGKAPDDHISVDGQRYPMGQHGFARRSDFTLVASDAVSCRHELKASQSSRTVYPFDFVLNLEHRVEGRAVVVTAQVHNSGDRPMPYGIGFHPAFVWPLPGCDGQVHSVVLDNGAEPKMVRLSGGLVKPAALPSPFAQGHLRLESALFDSDAMVFPAGAGAGLCYGAGDKAIHFTWENLPNFALWSKPGASFVCLEPWHGTAAEVGGSDALDERPYVEVLGPGATGRYGFRAEMIG is encoded by the coding sequence ATGGATCTATCGCGGATCGGCAATGAGCAGGTAAGCGTGGTGGTCTCGCCACTGGGCGCCGAGATGCAGTCGATCGAGACCAGCGATGGCCAATCCTGGTTGTGGGATGGCGATGCGGCATTCTGGGGCGGTCGATCACCAGTGCTGTTTCCCATGGTCGGCAAGGCTCCCGATGATCACATCAGTGTGGACGGCCAGCGCTATCCCATGGGGCAGCACGGCTTTGCGCGGCGCAGCGACTTCACACTGGTGGCGAGCGACGCGGTGTCGTGCCGGCATGAGTTGAAAGCGAGCCAGTCGAGCCGGACGGTCTATCCGTTTGATTTCGTATTGAACTTGGAGCATCGGGTCGAGGGACGCGCCGTGGTGGTGACGGCCCAGGTGCACAATAGTGGTGACCGGCCCATGCCTTACGGGATCGGTTTCCACCCCGCCTTTGTGTGGCCGCTGCCCGGTTGCGACGGGCAGGTCCATAGCGTGGTGCTGGACAATGGCGCCGAACCCAAAATGGTGCGGTTGAGCGGTGGGCTGGTGAAACCGGCGGCGCTGCCCTCGCCCTTTGCGCAGGGCCATCTGCGGCTTGAAAGCGCGCTGTTCGACAGCGATGCGATGGTGTTTCCCGCGGGAGCTGGCGCGGGGCTGTGCTATGGCGCAGGGGACAAGGCGATCCACTTCACATGGGAAAACCTGCCCAATTTCGCACTGTGGTCCAAGCCGGGCGCGTCATTTGTGTGTCTTGAGCCCTGGCATGGCACGGCGGCCGAAGTGGGCGGTTCGGACGCGCTGGATGAGCGGCCCTATGTCGAGGTGCTGGGGCCGGGAGCGACGGGGCGGT